The following is a genomic window from Burkholderia oklahomensis C6786.
GCCCGCGAGACTCTCGACCTGGCGATCGTCGGCGATCACGCCGACCGTCTCGTCGAGCTCGACCGTGCTGCCGTTCAGGAGCTTCAGCGACTCGCCGCGCCGGCCCCAGCGCACGTCGATGCCGCCGTGGATCTTGTCGAGATCGAACACGTGCGACGGGCGGCCCAGTTCGAACATCACGTAGTTCGAGATGTCGACGAGCGCCGACACGCTGCGCTGGCCCGCGCGCTCGAGGCGCTCGATCATCCATTGCGGCGTCTTCGCGCGCGCGTTCACGCCGCGGATCACGCGGCCGGAGAAGCGGCCGCACAGATCCGGCGCGGAGATCTTGACGGGCAGCGTCTCGGTCAGCTCGGTGAGGACCGGACGGATGTCGGGCGCCGTGAGCGGCGCCCCCGTGATCGCGGCCGTCTCGCGCGCGATGCCGAACACGGACAGGCAGTCCGCCTTGTTCGGCGTCAGCTTGATTTCGAAGACCGTGTCGTCAAGGCTCAACGTATCCCGGATGTCCTCGCCGACGGGCGTGTCCTCGGGCAGGATCATGAGGCCGCTGTGGTCGTCGGAAAGCCTCAGCTCACGCGCCGAGCAGAGCATCCCCTGGCTCTCGACGCCGCGCAGCTTCGACAGCTTGATCGCGAACGGCTCGGCGCCTTCTTCGGCGGGCGGCAGCTTCGCGCCGACGAGCGCGACCGGCACCTTGATGCCCGGCGCGACGTTCGGCGCGCCGCAGACGATCTGGAGCGTCGCGCCCGTGCCGGCGTCGACCTGGCAGACGTTGAGCTTGTCGGCATCCGGATGCTTGACCACCTCGATCACACGGCCGACGACGATCTTCTCGGTCGGCGGCGCGGCCGGGCGCAGCGACTCGACCTCGAGCCCCGCCATCGTCAGCGCGTGCGACAGCTCGTCCGTCGTCAGTTGCGGATCGACAAAGGTTCTCAACCAGGATTCAGGGAATTGCATGGATATCCACGTTCGAAACAGGTTAGATCGAGGCCCGGCGCGCCGCCTCGGTAGGCCGGCCGGGCGCGGAGCGAGACGGTCGCGCCGTTACGCGAACTGCCGCAGGAAGCGCAGGTCGTTCTCGAAGAAGAGACGCAGATCCTGCACGCCGTAGCGCAGCATCGTCAGCCGCTCGAGGCCGCTGCCGAACGCGAAGCCGATATAGCGCTCGGGGTCGAGGCCCATGTTGCGAATCACCGTCGGATGCACCTGGCCGGAGCCGGAAATCTCGAGCCATTTGCCCGCGTTCTTGCCGTGCTCGAACATCATGTCGATCTCGGCCGACGGCTCGGTGAACGGGAAGTACGACGGGCGGAAGCGCACGAGGATGTCGTCGCGCTCGAAGAATTTCCTCAGGAAATCGGTGTAGACGCCCTTCAGGTCGGCGAAGCTGACGTTCTCGTCGATCCACAGGCCTTCGACCTGATTGAACATCGGCGAGTGCGTCGCGTCGCTGTCGACGCGGTACGTGCGGCCGGGGGCAATCACCTTGATGGGCGGCCGGTTCATCCGCGCGTAGCGGACCTGCATCGGGCTCGTGTGCGTGCGCAACAGCAGCGGGCGACCGTCGGCATCCTTGCCGTCGACGTAGAACGTGTCCTGCATCGAGCGCGCCGGATGGTTCTCCGGGCTGTTCAATGCGGTGAAGTTGTACCAGTCGGTTTCGATCTCGGGGCCGTCGGCCACGTCGAAGCCGATCGACCGGAAAATCTGTTCGACGCGCTCCCACGTGCGCATCACCGGATGCAGGCTGCCCGCGCCCGTGCCGCGGCCCGGCAGCGTGACGTCGATCGCCTCGGCGGCGAGACGCTGGTTCAGGAGCGCGTCGGCGAGCGCCTGGCGGCGCGCGTTGAGCGCGGCCTCGACCTGCTGCTTCGCGACATTGATGCGCGCGCCTTCCGTCTTGCGCGTTTCGGGATCGAGCTTGCCGAGGCCCTTCAGCAGCTCGGTCAGCGCGCCCGACTTACCGAGAAACCGCGCCTTCTCGTTCTCGAGCGTGGTGATATCCGCAGCCTCTTCGAACGACTGCTGCGCGTCGGCGACAATCTGGTCCAGATCCATTGATCCCATCACTTCCAACGTCAGTTGTGCTCGTCGAGCGAAACGCCCGACCCAACAAAAAAGGGGCTCGGAAGAGCCCCGTTTTCGCTGCAGCGGCCGCGACTACCGGAACATCGCTGCAGCTCACCACGCAGTGCTAATTTCGCAATTAGGCTGCAACGGCGGCCTTCACCTGCTTCACGATCGCGGCAAAAGCAGCCTTGTCGAACACCGCCATGTCGGCCAGCACCTTGCGGTCGAGTTCGATCGACGCCTTCTTCAGGCCGTTGATGAACACGCTGTAGGTCATGTCGTGCTGACGCACGGCCGCGTTGATACGCGTGATCCACAGTGCGCGGAACACACGCTTCTTGTTGCGGCGGTCGCGGTACGCATACTGGCCCGCGCGCATCACCGCCTGCTTGGCGATGCGGTAGACGTTATTGCGACGGCCGCGATAACCCTTGGCCAGGTTGATGATCTTCTTGTGACGGGCCCGTGCGGTTACCCCACGTTTGACTCGAGGCATGATTCTCTCCTGTGAGTATCGATTGAGGGGTTACGCGAACGGAAGCATCGCGCGGACGGAGTTCAGATCGGAATCATGAACTGCCGTGGCGCCGCGCAGGTGACGCTTGTTCTTCGTGGTTTTCTTGGTCAGGATGTGACGCTTGAAGGCTTGACCGCGCTTGACGGTACCGCCCGGACGCACCACGAAGCGCTTTGCAGCGCTCTTCTTGGTCTTCATCTTAGGCATGACGAACAACTCCAGTTTATTTGATGGAGGTGGGTGTGCGGTTGGCTTGCGCCCTCAACCCGCCCTTCGGAACCCAGTCCACTTGTATACGGCGCGACGCTTGCGCGACCACCGTCGTTTCAGGCGCGCCGCCCTGACCGGACGACGTGCCGAACCACTTCACCGAACCGCCGCGCATCCGCGCGGCATGCTCGTTACTTCTTCTTTTTCGGCGAGAGCACCATGATCATCTGGCGCCCTTCCATCTTCGGCATCTGCTCGACCTGACCGACTTCGTCGAGATCGGTGCGCAGACGCTCGAGCATCCGCATGCCGATTTCCTGGTGAGCCATTTCCCGGCCGCGGAAACGCAACGTGATCTTCGTCTTGTCGCCTTCCTCGAGGAAGCGCACCAGGTTGCGAAGCTTGACGTTGTAATCGCCGTCATCGGTCCCCGGGCGGAACTTCACTTCCTTGACCTGGATGACCTTTTGCTTGAGCTTCGCCTCGTGCTGCTTCTTGGCTTCCTGGTACTTGAACTTGCCGTAATCCATCAGACGGCACACCGGCGGAGCCGCTTGCGGCGCGATCTCCACCAGGTCAACATCCAGTTCTTCCGATTTACGGAAAGCCTCGGCGAGTTTCACGATGCCGATGGGCTCGCCATCGACCCCGACCAGACGCACTTCCGGTGCAGTGATTTCACCGTTGATGCGATGCGACGACTTATCAGTAGCGATGTTACGTTTCCTCTAAAAATTAAAAAAACGAGCCGCGCTGCCAGGGCGGTTACTTGAACGCCTGGATGTCCTCACGCAGACGCTCAACGAAGGCTTCGACGGGCATGACACCCAGATCGACGCCGCCACGGGCACGCACGGCTACCGTTTGTGCTTCACGCTCTTTATCGCCTACGACAAGCAGATAGGGAACTTTTTCGAGCGTGTGCTCGCGTATTTTATAGCTAATTTTCTCGTTGCGCAAATCGGCCGACACTCTAAGCCCTTGTTTTTGCAACGATTGAGCAACAGTCTGCGCATATTCCACCTGACTTTCGGCGATATTCAGCACAACTGCGTGGGCGGGCGCGAGCCAGGCGGGCATCGCACCGGCGTGGTGCTCGATCAGAATCCCGAGGAAGCGCTCCATCGAGCCGACGATCGCCCGGTGCAGCATCACCGGCCGGCGGCGGCTGTTGTCCTCGGCGACGTACTCGGCGCCGAGCCGTTCCGGCAACATCATGTCGAGCTGCAACGTGCCGCACTGCCACGAGCGGCCGAGCGCGTCCTTGATGTGGTACTCGATCTTCGGGCCGTAGAACGCACCCTCGCCCGGCAACTCCTCCCACTCCACGCCGCACGCCTTCAACGCCTTGCGCAGGCCATCCTCGGCGTGATCCCACGTCTCGTCCGAGCCCATCCGCTGCTCCGGTCGCAACGACAGCTTGATGTCGATGCGGTCGAAGCCGAAATCCTCATAGACGCTCATCGCGAGCTTGTTGAACGCGATCGCCTCGGAGTTGATCTGCTCTTCCGTGCAGAAGATGTGCGCGTCGTCCTGCACGAAGCCGCGCACGCGCATCAGGCCGTGCAGCGCGCCCGACGCCTCGTTGCGGTGGCACGAGCCGAATTCCGCGTAGCGCAGCGGCAGATCGCGATACGAGCGCAAGCCGTGCTTGAACACCTGCACGTGGCCCGGGCAGTTCATCGGCTTGACCGCGTAGTCGCGCTTCTCCGACTCGGTCGTGAACATGTTCTCGCGATAGTTCTGCCAGTGGCCGGACGCCTCCCACAGCGAGCGGTCCATGATCATCGGCGTCTTGATCTCGAGGTAGCCGGCCGCGTCGAGACGGCGGCGCATGTACTGCTCGACCTGCTGCCACAGCGTCCAGCCCTTCGGGTGCCAGAACACCATGCCGGGCGACTCTTCCTGGATGTGGAACAGATCGAGCTGCTTGCCGAGCTTGCGGTGGTCGCGCTTTTCCGCCTCTTCGAGCATGTGCAGGTACGCGTCCTGGTCTTCCTTCTTCGTCCAGGCGGTGCCGTAGATGCGCTGAAGCTGCTCGTTCTTCGAGTCGCCGCGCCAGTACGCGCCCGCGACCTTCATCAGCTTGAAGACCTTCAGCTTGCCCGTCGACGGCACGTGCGGGCCGCGGCACAGGTCGGTGAAGCCGCCGTGCGCGTACAGCTTGATCTCGTCGCTCGCGGGAATCGACTCGATGATCTCGGCCTTGTACTTCTCGCCGATGCTGCGGAAGTACGAAACCGCCTCGTCGCGCGACACGACGCGGCGCGTGACGGGCTCGTCCTTCTTCACGAGCTCCTGCATGCGCTTTTCGATCTTCTCGAGATCTTCGGGCGTGAAGGGACGGTGATACGAGAAGTCGTAATAGAAGCCGTTGTCGATCACGGGCCCGATCGTCACCTGCGCGTCCGGATACAGATCCTTCACTGCGTACGCGAGCAAGTGGGCAGTCGAGTGACGGATGATGTCGAGGCCGTCGGCGTCCTTGTCGGTGACGATCGCGAGCGACGCGTCGCGATCGATCAGCGTGGACGTATCGACGAGCTCGCCGTCGAGCTTGCCGCCAAGCGCGGCCTTCGCAAGACCAGGGCCGATCGACGCCGCCACTTCGGCGACCGTCACCGGATGCTCGTATTGGCGAACCGAGCCGTCGGGCAAGCGTATCGAAACCATATAGCAATCTCCGTGATGCCGTCAGTGAGCGGCGGACTAACAACGCGCGAAACCGCCAGCAAAAGCGCGCGACAAAAAAAATGCGGCCCCGCTTTCGAGGGGCCGCATTCCGATGCTTCAATACCACAAGGCGAAAACGTTCCTCGACTAGCGTCGCTCCGAATGGGTTTCGGTCAACGTTCGCGGTGTCATAACCGTATTCGCCTTTTGCGTAGAATTTTCTACTGCCGCCGAAGCCCGGCGAACCGAGCTCCAGCCGATGTCGTTGGTAGGCTCGATTGGATTCGAACCAACGACCCCCACCATGTCAAGGTGGTGCTCTAACCAACTGAGCTACGAGCCTGAAGAAGCTGAAATTATATGGAGCTCTTTTCGTCTTGGCAAGCGTTTTCGTGCATTTTGTTCGGCAAAGTTCGCACCCGTTGCCGAGCAGCGCAGCCGCCGGCGGGCGGCCTGCCAGCGCTCACGCCTTGCGGGCCGCCCGAACGACGCCCTGGACCTCGCCAAGCAGCGTGCACGCGCGCTGCACCTGCGACGCGCTCGACACCTCGACTGTGAACTGCATGAACGCCGCATTGCGGCGGCTCTGCGTCTTCACGCCGATCACGTTCATTTTCTCGCGCGCGAACACTTCGGAGATGTCGCGCAACAGCCCCTGCCGGTCGGTGGCTTCGAGCATCAAGTCGACCGGATAGACGGACGCGCCGCGCCCGCCCAGCACGTCGGCAGACCAGGTCGTCTGCAGCACGCGCTCGGGCGCGCGCTCGGCCATCCGGCGAAACGTCGGGCAATCGCTGCGATGGATCGACATCCCCTTGCCGCGCGTGACGAAGCCGCTGATCGGATCGGGCGGCGCCGGGCGGCAGCAGCGCGCGAGCTGCGTGAGAAGCGCGTCGACGCCGACGACGAGCACGCCCGTCGACGCGCCGTGCGCGACGTTCGCCCCGCTCGCGCGCTTCTCGAAGTTCGCGGGCGCTTCAGGCTCGGGTTCCGGCGCGGGCGCGTCGGAAAGCGCCTGCTCGACGTTGCGCAGGCTGAACTCCTCCTTGCCGACGGCCGCGAACAGCTCGTCGGGCGACTTGAAGCCGAGCTTCGCCGCGAGGTGCTCGAGATTGACCGATGTCTTGCCTTCCCGCTGCAGCGTCTTCTCGACGAGCGCGCGGCCGTGCGCGACGGTCTCCTGCTGATCGACCGCGTTGAACCAGGCGCGCACCTTCTGGCGCGCGCGCGAGCTGTGCAGATAGCCGAGCTGCGGATTGAGCCAGTCGCGCGACGGGCCGCCCTCCTTCACCGCGACGATCTCGACCGTCTGGCCGTTCGCAAGCGGCGTGTTGAGCGGCACCATCGCACCGTCGACGCGCGCGCCACGGCAGCGATGGCCAAGCTCGCTGTGCAGGTGGTACGCAAAATCGACCGGCGTCGCGCCCTGCGGCAGCGCGATCACGCGCGCCTGCGGCGTCAGCACGTAGATGTGGTCGTCGTCGAGCGTCGTCTCGCGCAACTGCGCCCATGCTTCGCGGCCGCTCGCGTCGCCGTCGCCGCCGCTGTCCGCGACCTCGTCCTTCCACGCGAGGAGCTGGCGCAGCCAAGCGATCTTCTCGTCGTACTTCTCGCTTGCCGAGAACTGGCCGCCGTAGCCGCGCGCGCCCGCTTCCTTGTAGCGCCAGTGCGCGGCGACGCCGTATTCGGCGAAGCGGTGCATCTCCTGCGTGCGGATCTGCACTTCGAACGCGCGGCCGTCGTCGCCGATCACGACCGTGTGCAGCGATTTGTAGCCGTTCGGCTTCGGCCGCGAGATGTAGTCGTCGAATTCCTTCGGCACCGGCTGCCACAGGTGGTGGACGATGCCGAGCACCGTGTAGCAATCCTTGATGTCCGGAACGATCACGCGAAACGCGCGCACGTCGTAGAGCTCGGAGAAGTCGAGTTCCTTGCCGCGCATCTTGCGCCAGATGCTGTAGATGTGCTTCGGACGGCCGCTCACCTCGGCCTGGATATGCGCGGCCGCGAGCTCGCGCTGCAGCCGCTCGATCGCCTCCGCGACGTACGCCTCGCGCTCGATGCGCTTCTCGTCGAGCAGCTTCGCGATACGCTTGTACGTGACGGGATCCTCGAAGCGGAACGCGAGATCCTCGAGCTCCCACTTCAGTTGCCAGATCCCGAGCCGGTTCGCGAGCGGCGCGTAGATCTCGAGGGTTTCGCGCGCGGCGTCGGGCGGCGGCTCGATTTTCGCAGCCGCGTAATAGCGCAGCGACTGCAGCCGCGATGCGAGCCGAATCAGCACGACGCGGATGTCCTGCGCGAACGCGAGCAGCATCTTGCGCAGCGCCTCGATCTGCGCGCGCCGCTCGGCCTGTGCGTCGCGGCCCGCGTCGACGGGCGCGCTCTGCGCGGCGCGCAGGCTCACGGTACCGAGTCGCAGCAGCTTGCGCACGTCGGTGACGAGGCGCGCAACCTCGTCGCCGAAGCGCTCGGCGATCTGCTTTTCGGGATCGCTCAGATACGGCGCGAGCGCGAAGAGCGCGGCTGCCTGCACCGCGGGCGGATCGACGTTCAGCCGCTGCATGATCGTCGACGTGCCCGCTGCATGGTCCGCGAGCAGTTCGCCCGACGACAAGCGCGCGTCGCCCGCATGCTCGCGCACGAACGCGAGCACGTCGTCGAATGACGGCGCCGCGGCGGTCGCGGCGGAAGCGGAATCGGCTGTCATCGTCGGGTAGTGCGTGTTGCCGGAAAAAACGTGTCGCGCTCCGGTTCAGCTGCGCTGCGCGGCGACGACCACCACTTCGACGAGGCACGCGGGGTTCGCGAGCTTCGCCTCGACGGTCGCGCGCGGCGGCGTCGCGCCCGGTGCGACCCATGCGTCCCACACTTCGTTCATGCCCGGGAAGTTCGCCATGTCGGAGATGAAGATCTGCACCGACAGCAGATTCGACTTGTCGCTGTTCGCCTCGCCGAGCAGGCGGTCGATGTGGCCGAGCACTTCGCGCGTCTGGCCCTTGATGTCCTGCGCCGTGTCCTCGGCGATCTGGCCCGCGAGGTAGACGGTGCCGTTGTGGATCGCGATTTCGGAAAGACGGGGGCCGACGTGGTGACGAGTAACTGCCATGAGAATTCCCGGTTGGATGGTTGATCGGTGGACGGCGCGGCAAGCTCGCGTGCGGGCCGCGCCGAACCGCATATTATGACGCGTGCGGCGCGTCTCCGACGAAAAATTGGCGAGCGATCGCGATCTGCTCGGCGCTCACGAACGCGGGCGCATGGCCGGCTTCCGCGATCTCGACGCTCGACACCGCGCGTCCGCGCGCCTTCATCGCATCGACCGTGTCGCGCGACAGCAGATC
Proteins encoded in this region:
- the rplT gene encoding 50S ribosomal protein L20, whose translation is MPRVKRGVTARARHKKIINLAKGYRGRRNNVYRIAKQAVMRAGQYAYRDRRNKKRVFRALWITRINAAVRQHDMTYSVFINGLKKASIELDRKVLADMAVFDKAAFAAIVKQVKAAVAA
- the rpmI gene encoding 50S ribosomal protein L35 — protein: MPKMKTKKSAAKRFVVRPGGTVKRGQAFKRHILTKKTTKNKRHLRGATAVHDSDLNSVRAMLPFA
- the thrS gene encoding threonine--tRNA ligase, which encodes MVSIRLPDGSVRQYEHPVTVAEVAASIGPGLAKAALGGKLDGELVDTSTLIDRDASLAIVTDKDADGLDIIRHSTAHLLAYAVKDLYPDAQVTIGPVIDNGFYYDFSYHRPFTPEDLEKIEKRMQELVKKDEPVTRRVVSRDEAVSYFRSIGEKYKAEIIESIPASDEIKLYAHGGFTDLCRGPHVPSTGKLKVFKLMKVAGAYWRGDSKNEQLQRIYGTAWTKKEDQDAYLHMLEEAEKRDHRKLGKQLDLFHIQEESPGMVFWHPKGWTLWQQVEQYMRRRLDAAGYLEIKTPMIMDRSLWEASGHWQNYRENMFTTESEKRDYAVKPMNCPGHVQVFKHGLRSYRDLPLRYAEFGSCHRNEASGALHGLMRVRGFVQDDAHIFCTEEQINSEAIAFNKLAMSVYEDFGFDRIDIKLSLRPEQRMGSDETWDHAEDGLRKALKACGVEWEELPGEGAFYGPKIEYHIKDALGRSWQCGTLQLDMMLPERLGAEYVAEDNSRRRPVMLHRAIVGSMERFLGILIEHHAGAMPAWLAPAHAVVLNIAESQVEYAQTVAQSLQKQGLRVSADLRNEKISYKIREHTLEKVPYLLVVGDKEREAQTVAVRARGGVDLGVMPVEAFVERLREDIQAFK
- the infC gene encoding translation initiation factor IF-3, with the translated sequence MATDKSSHRINGEITAPEVRLVGVDGEPIGIVKLAEAFRKSEELDVDLVEIAPQAAPPVCRLMDYGKFKYQEAKKQHEAKLKQKVIQVKEVKFRPGTDDGDYNVKLRNLVRFLEEGDKTKITLRFRGREMAHQEIGMRMLERLRTDLDEVGQVEQMPKMEGRQMIMVLSPKKKK
- a CDS encoding RelA/SpoT family protein, which encodes MTADSASAATAAAPSFDDVLAFVREHAGDARLSSGELLADHAAGTSTIMQRLNVDPPAVQAAALFALAPYLSDPEKQIAERFGDEVARLVTDVRKLLRLGTVSLRAAQSAPVDAGRDAQAERRAQIEALRKMLLAFAQDIRVVLIRLASRLQSLRYYAAAKIEPPPDAARETLEIYAPLANRLGIWQLKWELEDLAFRFEDPVTYKRIAKLLDEKRIEREAYVAEAIERLQRELAAAHIQAEVSGRPKHIYSIWRKMRGKELDFSELYDVRAFRVIVPDIKDCYTVLGIVHHLWQPVPKEFDDYISRPKPNGYKSLHTVVIGDDGRAFEVQIRTQEMHRFAEYGVAAHWRYKEAGARGYGGQFSASEKYDEKIAWLRQLLAWKDEVADSGGDGDASGREAWAQLRETTLDDDHIYVLTPQARVIALPQGATPVDFAYHLHSELGHRCRGARVDGAMVPLNTPLANGQTVEIVAVKEGGPSRDWLNPQLGYLHSSRARQKVRAWFNAVDQQETVAHGRALVEKTLQREGKTSVNLEHLAAKLGFKSPDELFAAVGKEEFSLRNVEQALSDAPAPEPEPEAPANFEKRASGANVAHGASTGVLVVGVDALLTQLARCCRPAPPDPISGFVTRGKGMSIHRSDCPTFRRMAERAPERVLQTTWSADVLGGRGASVYPVDLMLEATDRQGLLRDISEVFAREKMNVIGVKTQSRRNAAFMQFTVEVSSASQVQRACTLLGEVQGVVRAARKA
- a CDS encoding RidA family protein — encoded protein: MAVTRHHVGPRLSEIAIHNGTVYLAGQIAEDTAQDIKGQTREVLGHIDRLLGEANSDKSNLLSVQIFISDMANFPGMNEVWDAWVAPGATPPRATVEAKLANPACLVEVVVVAAQRS
- the pheS gene encoding phenylalanine--tRNA ligase subunit alpha — encoded protein: MDLDQIVADAQQSFEEAADITTLENEKARFLGKSGALTELLKGLGKLDPETRKTEGARINVAKQQVEAALNARRQALADALLNQRLAAEAIDVTLPGRGTGAGSLHPVMRTWERVEQIFRSIGFDVADGPEIETDWYNFTALNSPENHPARSMQDTFYVDGKDADGRPLLLRTHTSPMQVRYARMNRPPIKVIAPGRTYRVDSDATHSPMFNQVEGLWIDENVSFADLKGVYTDFLRKFFERDDILVRFRPSYFPFTEPSAEIDMMFEHGKNAGKWLEISGSGQVHPTVIRNMGLDPERYIGFAFGSGLERLTMLRYGVQDLRLFFENDLRFLRQFA